One Glycine max cultivar Williams 82 chromosome 4, Glycine_max_v4.0, whole genome shotgun sequence DNA segment encodes these proteins:
- the LOC100815561 gene encoding formin-like protein 20 isoform X1 produces MALFRRFFYRKPPDHLLEISDRLYVFDCCFSKNVLEEEEYKAYIGGIVAQLQDHYPDASFMVLNFREGDRRSRISDIMSQYEMTVMEYPRQYEGCPLLPLEMIHHFLRSSESWLSLEGQQNVLLMHCERGGWPVLAFMLAGLLLYRKQYNGEHKTLEMVYKQAPRELVHLLSPLNSQPSHLRYLQYISRRHLGSVWPPPDTPLYLDCLILRVLPLFDSGKGCRPVVRVYGPDPSKPSNRSSKLLFSTSMTPNHVRHYQQAECMLVKIDIHCHVQGDVVLECIHLGEDFVREEMMFRVMFHTAFVQSNILMLRHDEIDILWDAKDQFPKDFKLEVLFLDADAVIPNLTTFNVSGDANDTECASPEAEEFYEAEEIFSNVIDAQEGKGDYDSPMVINDGSHKELWKEYSDPHTFQDSVLDDGIHQQLDYVKYQLDKRVVSDTHAVKDIGVDYGVTFMTKEVSVDVHDELSVNIEKKQLPSNSKPVGDTVVAKQKTKHQEPLGFLAKHAKPDATRWIPSNKGSYQDSMHVSYPPSRNINSAATPSNVTSAKDKITDAKGKSTSGSHVAAVIVSMDMANDLKSCTGDNSKSSGSIAEVDSNSSPPSLLSVKETSLQSETQTPQQSYNQMLQLHPPPPPPPPFFGKNRGSFITPTQWKSFYPSIAIVGQNSGALAPPSLAPSIASGATTSKVSELLDAVSVSCPPPSQPPPPLPPPPPPPMSSTIRAPVPPPSISPTSFKTPPPAPPLPHPPSPPLSKSTPLPPPPLSTAPPPPPPPPLSTAPPPPPLPPSSGVPPPSLSRAPPPLPPPTCGPPPPSMHGGTPPPPPPSGRGPPPTGYRAPAAPAPFGSLGGAPSPSPPGTDPRGRGRGLTRPTGAGAMAARRSSLKPLHWSKVTRALQGSLWDELQRRGDPLITQEFDVSEIEKLFSANVPKPADSDGKSGGRRKSVGSKTDKIHLIDLRRANNTEIMLTKVKMPLPDMMAAVLAMDDSVLDVDQLENLSKFCPTKEEIELLKGYTGDKENLGRCEKYFLELMKVPRVESKFRVFSFKIQFRTQITEFKKSLNTVNAACEEVRNSFKLKEIMKKILYLGNTLNQGTTRGSAVGFKLDSLLKLTETRASNSKMTLMHFLCKVLADRFPGLLDFHLDLVNLEAATKIQLKSLAEEMQAIIRGLEKVKQELVASKNDGPVSEVFRKTLKEFIAVAESEVVSVTNLYSVVGRNADALALYFGEDPSRCPFEQVTATLFNFTRLFLKAHEQNCKQAELEKKKVEKEAEMEKAKGINLIRRSGKYEEEES; encoded by the exons ATGGCTCTCTTCCGAAGATTCTTTTACCGGAAACCACCGGATCACCTCCTCGAGATCTCCGACAGACTCTATG TTTTTGATTGTTGCTTCTCCAAGAATGTGTTGGAGGAAGAGGAGTACAAGGCTTATATTGGGGGGATAGTGGCTCAGCTACAGGATCACTATCCGGATGCTTCTTTCATGGTGCTCAATTTCAGAGAAGGAGATAGGCGCAGTCGAATTTCAGACATTATGTCTCAGTATGAGATGACAGTTATGGAGTACCCTCGGCAATATGAGGGTTGTCCACTTTTGCCTTTGGAGATGATTCACCACTTCCTTCGGTCAAGCGAGAGTTGGCTGTCTTTGGAGGGGCAACAAAACGTGCTTTTGATGCACTGTGAAAGAGGCGGATGGCCTGTGCTCGCATTTATGCTAGCTGGTCTTCTATTGTACAGGAAACAATACAATGGGGAACACAAGACTCTTGAAATGGTGTACAAGCAAGCACCTAGAGAACTTGTCCACCTTTTATCTCCTTTGAATTCACAACCTTCTCATTTGAGATATCTTCAGTACATTTCCAGGAGGCATTTGGGTTCCGTGTGGCCTCCACCAGATACACCCTTATATTTGGATTGCCTCATTCTTAGAGTCCTTCCATTATTTGATAGTGGAAAAGGTTGCAGGCCGGTTGTGCGTGTCTACGGTCCAGACCCTTCAAAACCTTCCAACAGAAGTTCTAAGCTTCTTTTCTCAACTTCAATGACCCCAAATCATGTTCGCCACTACCAGCAG GCAGAATGTATGCTCGTGAAAATTGACATCCATTGTCATGTTCAAGGAGATGTGGTTCTTGAGTGCATACATTTAGGTGAAGATTTTGTTCGTGAGGAGATGATGTTTAGAGTCATGTTTCATACTGCGTTTGTACAGTCAAATATACTGATGCTGAGGCATGATGAAATTGATATTCTGTGGGATGCAAAGGATCAGTTCCCCAAGGACTTCAAATTAGAG GTGCTTTTTTTGGATGCTGATGCTGTTATACCTAATCTAACCACATTCAATGTGAGTGGAGATGCAAATGACACAGAATGTGCTTCACCTGAGGCTGAGGAATTCTATGAAGCAGAAGAGATCTTCAGCAATGTAATTGATGCACAGGAAGGTAAGGGGGATTACGATTCTCCAATGGTTATTAATGATGGAAGTCATAAAGAGCTCTGGAAAGAGTATTCAGATCCTCATACTTTTCAGGATTCTGTGTTAGATGATGGAATTCACCAACAGCTTGATTATGTGAAGTACCAGCTTGACAAGAGGGTGGTTTCAGATACTCATGCTGTGAAAGATATTGGTGTGGATTATGGAGTCACTTTTATGACAAAGGAAGTCAGTGTGGATGTGCATGATGAGTTGTCAGTTAACATTGAAAAGAAACAACTTCCTTCAAACTCAAAGCCAGTGGGAGATACAGTTGTAGCAAAGCAAAAGACTAAACACCAAGAACCACTTGGTTTTCTGGCAAAACACGCAAAACCCGATGCAACTAGGTGGATTCCTTCTAATAAGGGTTCTTATCAAGATTCAATGCATGTCTCATATCCACCATCAAGGAATATTAATTCAGCGGCTACTCCGTCAAATGTTACCTCTGCAAAAGATAAAATCACTGATGCCAAAGGAAAATCTACTTCTGGTTCTCATGTCGCTGCAGTAATTGTTTCTATGGACATGGCAAATGACCTGAAAAGTTGTACAGGGGATAACTCAAAATCTTCAGGCAGCATAGCTGAAGTAGACTCAAACTCTTCACCACCATCATTACTGTCAGTCAAAGAGACGTCTCTTCAGTCAGAGACTCAAACACCACAACAGAGCTACAATCAAATGTTACAACTTCATCCtccacctcctcctccacctCCATTTTTTGGGAAAAATAGAGGGAGCTTCATAACTCCTACCCAATGGAAATCTTTTTATCCATCCATTGCCATAGTTGGACAAAATAGTGGTGCTTTAGCTCCTCCTTCCCTGGCTCCTTCCATTGCAAGTGGTGCAACTACATCAAAAGTTTCTGAATTACTTGATGCAGTTTCTGTTTCCTGTCCTCCACCAtcacaaccaccaccaccacttcctcctcctcctcctcctcctatgTCGTCTACAATTAGAGCTCCAGTGCCTCCTCCTTCAATATCTCCAACATCATTTAAAACTCCACCTCCAGCACCCCCACTGCCACATCCACCTTCTCCTCCTTTAAGTAAATCTACACCACTGCCTCCTCCTCCTTTAAGTACtgctccaccaccacctcctcctcctcctttaaGTACtgctcctccaccaccacctcttCCTCCATCAAGTGGAGTGCCACCTCCTTCATTGTCTAGAGCCCCACCTCCCCTGCCTCCACCAACTTGTGGACCACCACCACCTTCAATGCATGGAGGCACAcctcctccaccacctccaAGTGGTCGAGGCCCACCTCCTACTGGATATCGGGCTCCTGCTGCTCCTGCTCCTTTTGGATCTCTAGGTGGGGCTCCTTCTCCATCACCACCTGGAACTGATCCAAGAGGGAGAGGGCGTGGACTTACACGTCCTACGGGAGCTGGTGCCATGGCAGCTCGGCGGTCCTCCTTAAAGCCTCTGCATTGGAGTAAGGTAACAAGGGCATTGCAAGGAAGTTTATGGGATGAATTACAAAGACGTGGAGACCCTCTAAT AACACAAGAGTTTGACGTTTCAGAGATAGAGAAGCTTTTTTCTGCAAATGTTCCAAAACCTGCTGATTCAGATGGTAAATCTGGAGGGCGACGCAAATCTGTTGGATCCAAAACTGACAAAATCCACTTG ATTGACCTTAGGAGGGCCAATAATACTGAAATTATGCTCACGAAGGTTAAGATGCCACTTCCTGATATGATG GCTGCAGTACTGGCTATGGATGATTCGGTGTTAGATGTCGATCAGTTGGAAAATCTCAGTAAATTTTGTCCTACCAAAGAGGAGATAGAGCTTTTAAAG GGATACACCGGTGATAAGGAGAATTTGGGGAGGTGTGAAAAG TATTTTTTGGAGCTGATGAAAGTGCCAAGAGTGGAGTCAAAATTCAGAGTATTCTCTTTCAAGATTCAGTTTAGGACTCAG ATTACAGAGTTTAAGAAGAGTTTAAACACAGTGAACGCTGCCTGTGAAGAG GTCCGAAACTCGTTCAAACTGAAGGAGATTATGAAGAAAATTCTTTATTTGGGTAATACATTGAATCAAGGAACAACAAGGG GATCTGCTGTTGGATTCAAGTTAGATAGTCTTTTAAAACTAACCGAAACTCGTGCTTCAAACAGTAAAATGACACTAATGCATTTTCTTTGCAAG GTCCTAGCTGACAGGTTTCCCGGACTCCTTGATTTTCACCTTGACCTTGTAAACCTGGAAGCAGCCACTAAG ATACAATTGAAATCATTAGCAGAAGAAATGCAGGCAATCATCAGGGGATTAGAAAAGGTTAAACAGGAGCTTGTTGCATCTAAAAATGATGGCCCCGTGTCTGAAGTTTTTCGTAAG ACATTGAAGGAATTCATTGCTGTTGCAGAGTCAGAGGTGGTATCCGTAACAAACCTATATTCTGTGGTG GGTAGAAATGCAGATGCACTTGCCCTATATTTTGGTGAGGATCCTTCCCGTTGTCCTTTTGAGCAAG TTACTGCAACTCTCTTCAATTTTACAAGGTTGTTTCTGAAAGCACATGAACAGAATTGCAAGCAAGCGGagttagagaaaaagaaagtggAGAAAGAGGCTGAAATGGAGAAGGCTAAAGGCATTAACTTGATAAGGAGGAGTGGGaaatatgaagaagaagaaagctga